The proteins below come from a single Saccharophagus degradans 2-40 genomic window:
- the fabD gene encoding ACP S-malonyltransferase produces the protein MSTTANLAFVFPGQGSQKVGMLADFYQEGSVFKQTFDEAQAALGYDLWALIQSGTQDELNMTEVTQPALLACSVALWRKWQAEGGAQPAYMSGHSLGEWSALVCAGVVAFEDALRLVRSRGKYMQEAVPAGVGAMAAIIGLDDAAVEAACATAAEGGDIVSPVNYNSPGQLVIAGMKAGVEKAMELCKEAGAKRALPLPVSAPFHTALMKPAADKLAAEVEAVEFNAPLIPVVHNVTAKTEADANTIKALMIQQISAPVLWVDCVNELVALGVEKTVECGPGKVLSGLNKRIQKSLAVSATETTDLFAEALANA, from the coding sequence ATGAGCACTACGGCAAATCTTGCTTTCGTTTTTCCCGGTCAGGGGTCGCAAAAAGTGGGTATGCTTGCGGACTTTTATCAAGAAGGTTCGGTATTTAAGCAAACTTTTGACGAAGCGCAGGCAGCGCTGGGTTACGATCTTTGGGCGCTAATCCAAAGTGGAACTCAGGATGAGCTAAATATGACCGAAGTTACACAGCCAGCATTGTTGGCTTGCAGTGTAGCGCTATGGCGCAAGTGGCAGGCAGAAGGTGGTGCTCAGCCCGCTTATATGTCGGGTCACAGCTTAGGTGAATGGTCGGCATTGGTGTGTGCAGGTGTTGTTGCATTTGAAGATGCGCTGCGTTTAGTGCGCTCACGCGGCAAATACATGCAAGAGGCTGTGCCAGCGGGTGTTGGCGCTATGGCCGCCATTATTGGCTTAGACGATGCAGCAGTAGAAGCTGCATGCGCAACTGCAGCAGAGGGGGGCGATATTGTGTCCCCAGTAAACTACAACTCACCAGGTCAGTTGGTTATTGCCGGTATGAAAGCGGGCGTAGAGAAGGCTATGGAGTTGTGTAAAGAAGCCGGCGCCAAGCGTGCGCTGCCGCTGCCTGTAAGTGCGCCATTCCACACGGCACTTATGAAACCCGCCGCCGATAAGTTGGCAGCCGAAGTAGAGGCGGTTGAGTTTAATGCTCCGTTAATACCGGTTGTGCACAATGTAACCGCTAAAACAGAAGCCGATGCAAACACCATTAAGGCGCTGATGATTCAGCAAATTTCTGCCCCTGTGTTGTGGGTAGATTGCGTAAATGAATTGGTAGCACTTGGAGTAGAAAAAACCGTTGAGTGCGGCCCGGGCAAGGTGTTATCCGGCTTGAATAAGCGCATTCAAAAATCATTGGCGGTTTCCGCCACAGAAACGACAGATTTGTTTGCCGAAGCTTTGGCAAATGCATAA
- the fabG gene encoding 3-oxoacyl-ACP reductase FabG, with translation MSFENKVAIVTGASRGIGEAIATALAEAGATVIGTATSDAGAAKITARIAEAGHKGEGMTLNVSDADSVAAVIKAVTDKYGAAQILVNNAGITKDNLLMRMSDEEWFDVVNTNLSAIFRMSKGCLRGMMKARWGRIVNISSIVGQMGNAGQTNYSATKAGVMGFARSLAKEVGSRNITVNSVSPGFIDTDMTKVLPEEQKQAMQTAIALGRLGQPEEIAKVVKFLCSEDASYITGENIHVNGGMYMC, from the coding sequence ATGTCATTCGAAAATAAGGTAGCCATCGTAACGGGTGCAAGCCGCGGTATTGGTGAGGCTATTGCAACTGCATTGGCAGAAGCTGGTGCTACTGTTATTGGTACAGCTACATCTGATGCTGGCGCGGCTAAAATTACTGCGCGTATCGCTGAGGCGGGCCACAAGGGCGAGGGCATGACCCTTAACGTATCAGATGCTGATTCAGTAGCCGCTGTGATTAAAGCTGTTACAGACAAATATGGCGCTGCTCAAATTCTTGTTAACAATGCAGGTATCACTAAAGATAACCTATTAATGCGTATGAGCGATGAAGAGTGGTTTGACGTGGTTAACACCAACTTAAGCGCCATATTCCGCATGAGTAAGGGTTGTTTGCGCGGCATGATGAAAGCGCGCTGGGGCCGTATTGTTAATATCAGCTCGATTGTTGGTCAAATGGGTAATGCTGGTCAAACCAACTACTCTGCAACCAAAGCGGGCGTAATGGGTTTTGCTCGCTCTTTGGCCAAAGAAGTGGGTTCACGTAACATTACAGTAAACAGCGTTTCGCCAGGTTTTATCGATACGGATATGACCAAAGTACTGCCAGAAGAACAAAAACAAGCCATGCAAACAGCCATTGCTTTGGGGCGTTTGGGGCAGCCAGAAGAGATTGCCAAGGTTGTAAAATTCCTTTGCAGCGAGGATGCAAGCTACATTACCGGTGAAAATATTCACGTTAACGGTGGGATGTACATGTGCTAA
- the acpP gene encoding acyl carrier protein: MSSIEERVKKIVAEQLGVKEEEVKNEASFVEDLGADSLDTVELVMALEEEFETEIPDEEAEKITTVQLAINYINENLA; encoded by the coding sequence ATGAGCAGCATTGAAGAACGCGTTAAAAAGATTGTCGCAGAGCAACTAGGTGTTAAAGAAGAAGAAGTAAAAAACGAAGCGTCCTTCGTTGAAGACTTAGGTGCAGATTCTCTAGATACCGTTGAATTGGTTATGGCTTTAGAAGAGGAATTCGAAACTGAAATTCCTGATGAAGAAGCAGAGAAAATCACTACTGTTCAACTAGCTATCAACTACATCAACGAAAATTTGGCGTAA
- the fabF gene encoding beta-ketoacyl-ACP synthase II: protein MSRKRVVVTGIGMVSALGNSVDETWSRILNGESGIREITAFDASAFATRISGSVQNLDITPYLQEKEARKLDPFIQYGMAAGIQAVEDSGLVVTDENAARIGCIVGSGIGGLGSIEDTAVLIEEKGPRRISPFFVPGAIINMIAGNLSIRYGFKGINLAVSTACTSGTHSIGLAAREIFYGTADVMIAGGAEMATTKVGIGGFAAARALSRRNDEPTKASRPWDKDRDGFVLGDGAGILVLEEYEHAKARGAKIYAELTGVGTSADAYHITSPSGDGAELSMRNAIADSGMSLEEINHVNAHGTSTPAGDTAECKALKNVFGSHAPNLAVSSTKSMIGHLLGAAGAVEAIFTVLAIRDQVAPPTINLDNPDEGCDLNFVAHKAQKMEINGAMSNSFGFGGTNGTLVFKKV from the coding sequence GTGAGTCGTAAAAGGGTAGTGGTAACCGGCATAGGCATGGTGAGCGCGCTTGGCAATAGCGTAGATGAAACCTGGTCACGCATACTAAATGGCGAAAGTGGTATTCGAGAAATTACCGCATTCGACGCTTCAGCTTTTGCAACCCGAATTAGTGGCTCTGTTCAAAACCTTGATATAACTCCTTACTTGCAAGAAAAAGAAGCCCGTAAATTAGACCCGTTTATTCAATATGGCATGGCTGCTGGTATTCAGGCAGTAGAAGACTCCGGCCTAGTAGTAACCGACGAAAATGCCGCGCGTATTGGCTGTATTGTGGGTTCGGGTATTGGTGGTTTAGGCAGCATTGAAGACACCGCCGTTTTAATTGAAGAAAAAGGCCCGCGCCGTATTTCGCCATTCTTTGTGCCTGGCGCAATTATCAATATGATTGCCGGCAACCTTTCTATTCGCTACGGCTTTAAAGGTATTAACTTAGCAGTAAGTACAGCGTGTACCTCGGGTACACACTCCATTGGCTTAGCTGCACGCGAAATTTTTTATGGTACTGCCGATGTAATGATTGCCGGTGGTGCTGAAATGGCTACAACTAAAGTAGGCATAGGTGGGTTTGCCGCTGCACGCGCGCTTTCCCGCAGAAACGACGAGCCAACCAAAGCAAGCCGCCCATGGGATAAAGACCGCGACGGTTTTGTGCTTGGCGATGGCGCAGGTATTTTAGTACTAGAAGAATATGAGCACGCAAAAGCGCGTGGTGCCAAAATATATGCCGAGCTAACGGGTGTTGGTACAAGCGCCGATGCGTACCACATTACTTCGCCTTCCGGTGACGGCGCTGAGCTTTCCATGCGCAATGCCATTGCCGACTCTGGTATGAGCTTAGAAGAAATTAACCATGTAAATGCTCACGGCACGTCTACACCTGCTGGCGATACCGCCGAGTGTAAAGCGCTTAAAAATGTATTTGGAAGCCACGCACCTAATCTTGCGGTTAGCTCAACCAAATCTATGATTGGTCACTTACTGGGTGCCGCCGGCGCCGTAGAAGCTATTTTTACTGTGCTAGCTATTCGCGATCAAGTGGCACCGCCAACCATTAATTTGGATAACCCAGACGAAGGTTGTGATTTAAACTTCGTTGCGCACAAGGCGCAAAAAATGGAAATTAACGGCGCCATGAGTAACTCTTTTGGTTTTGGTGGTACCAACGGTACGCTAGTTTTCAAAAAAGTATAA
- the pabC gene encoding aminodeoxychorismate lyase → MLEPVVSLVNGVKTQQIDIQNRGMAFGDGVFETMRLTQGHIPLLDLHKARLHVGIKTLGLNYSEAALNKHLAQLFSIINDSNIASGRVKLIVARGQGGQGGQGGQGGQGVNPSPDAGVDVSILLYASQLAAWVQPAVALKTSRVQLPHNVNLAGIKHLNRLDYVLAAQAAMPAENEQVLLLDVANNLIETVHHNVFFIRGSEVITPSLARCGVNGVFKQWLVNSVIPKAGLQLVEREISRVDAEACDACFITNAYSGLTPVTAINGHLFNSCEKLNAITGEINQILGDK, encoded by the coding sequence ATGCTCGAACCTGTTGTCTCACTTGTTAATGGTGTTAAAACCCAACAAATCGACATTCAAAATAGAGGAATGGCGTTTGGCGATGGGGTGTTCGAAACAATGCGCCTTACTCAAGGCCACATTCCTCTACTAGACCTTCATAAAGCAAGGCTGCACGTCGGTATTAAAACGCTCGGCTTAAACTACAGTGAAGCGGCTTTAAATAAACACCTCGCACAGCTGTTTAGTATTATTAACGACTCTAATATTGCATCCGGTCGCGTTAAGCTTATTGTAGCCAGGGGCCAAGGGGGCCAAGGGGGCCAAGGGGGCCAAGGGGGGCAGGGGGTTAACCCTTCGCCTGATGCAGGCGTAGATGTAAGTATTCTTTTGTACGCCAGCCAATTAGCCGCTTGGGTGCAGCCAGCGGTTGCGCTAAAAACCAGCAGAGTACAGTTACCCCATAATGTAAACCTAGCCGGTATAAAGCACCTTAACCGATTGGATTACGTACTAGCGGCACAAGCTGCAATGCCCGCCGAAAATGAGCAGGTATTATTGCTAGATGTTGCAAATAACTTAATAGAAACCGTACATCACAATGTGTTTTTTATTCGCGGTAGCGAAGTGATTACACCATCGCTTGCTCGTTGCGGTGTAAACGGCGTGTTTAAGCAGTGGTTAGTGAATTCGGTAATTCCAAAAGCGGGGCTGCAATTAGTCGAGCGCGAAATTAGCCGAGTAGATGCAGAAGCTTGCGACGCGTGCTTTATTACCAACGCTTACTCGGGGTTAACACCTGTAACAGCAATAAATGGGCACCTATTTAATAGCTGTGAAAAATTAAACGCTATAACTGGCGAAATTAACCAAATATTGGGTGATAAATAA
- the mltG gene encoding endolytic transglycosylase MltG — protein MRKLIVTLSLFLAFVVVLSGAVGAYFWQWLNAPIAYQAQYLQSVNNVYRVERGSNLTQIANVLAREQIIEWPKVWVLYARASQKTAVKVGEYKLLAGDTPLVLLNRLVSGDVVSYSVTLIEGSTFKDFLTALHAQEKLQKTLARKTTEQILADLNLDIQHPEGWFFPDTYNYIAGDSDADILKRAHKTMRKVLDTQWQARAQNLPYTQPYEALIMASIVEKETGVPYERDEIAGVFIRRLQKRMRLQTDPTVIYGMGENYAGNITRKDLRTPTPYNTYVIKGLPPTPIAMPGKEAIYAALHPADGEHLYFVAKGDGSHYFSSTLDEHLAAVAKYQKRRTSNYRSAPPVNTPTKNN, from the coding sequence ATGAGAAAGTTAATAGTAACTCTCTCTTTATTCTTGGCTTTTGTAGTGGTACTTAGCGGTGCCGTTGGGGCGTATTTTTGGCAGTGGCTGAATGCACCTATTGCTTACCAAGCGCAATACTTGCAAAGCGTTAATAACGTGTATCGCGTAGAGCGTGGTAGTAACTTAACGCAAATAGCCAATGTATTGGCGCGCGAGCAAATAATTGAATGGCCTAAAGTGTGGGTGCTTTATGCTCGTGCCTCTCAAAAAACAGCGGTAAAAGTAGGTGAATATAAACTACTGGCTGGTGACACACCGCTTGTACTATTAAACCGCTTAGTTTCTGGCGATGTAGTAAGTTACAGCGTTACTTTAATTGAAGGCAGCACCTTTAAAGACTTTTTAACTGCGCTACACGCGCAAGAAAAATTGCAAAAAACACTTGCGAGAAAAACCACAGAGCAAATTCTTGCCGATTTGAATTTAGATATTCAGCACCCAGAAGGGTGGTTCTTCCCTGATACGTACAATTATATTGCAGGGGATTCCGACGCAGATATTCTAAAACGCGCCCATAAAACTATGCGTAAAGTGTTAGACACTCAGTGGCAGGCACGCGCGCAAAACCTGCCTTACACACAACCTTACGAGGCCTTAATAATGGCCTCGATAGTTGAGAAAGAAACCGGCGTACCTTACGAGCGTGACGAAATAGCAGGGGTGTTTATTCGCCGCTTACAAAAAAGAATGCGTTTACAAACAGACCCAACAGTCATTTATGGGATGGGCGAAAACTACGCGGGCAATATTACCCGCAAAGATTTGAGAACACCTACACCGTACAATACTTATGTAATTAAAGGGTTGCCACCCACACCGATTGCCATGCCGGGTAAAGAGGCAATTTACGCTGCGCTGCACCCAGCCGATGGCGAGCACCTGTATTTTGTGGCCAAAGGCGATGGCTCGCATTATTTCTCGTCAACATTAGACGAGCACCTAGCTGCAGTAGCGAAATACCAAAAGCGTCGAACCTCTAATTACCGGTCTGCGCCGCCAGTAAATACACCTACCAAAAATAATTAG
- the tmk gene encoding dTMP kinase — translation MISTGKFITVEGTEGVGKSTNIELIKTLLQQAGIELVVTREPGGTPLAEELRNVLLANRDENFDPLAELLVVFAARAQHINQVIKPALAAGKWVLSDRFTDATFAYQGKGRGLPIQAILQLEQMVQQGLQPDATFLLDIDVQVGLERARERGELDRFENEHITFFEKVRAGYHERVAATPERFMVINAGQSLEAVQQDVTLAVEKLLA, via the coding sequence ATGATTTCTACTGGAAAATTTATTACCGTTGAAGGCACAGAAGGTGTCGGTAAATCGACAAATATCGAGCTTATAAAAACACTGCTTCAGCAAGCGGGTATAGAGCTTGTAGTAACCCGCGAGCCTGGCGGAACACCACTGGCGGAAGAGTTGCGCAATGTACTGTTGGCTAATAGAGACGAAAACTTCGACCCCTTGGCCGAGTTGCTAGTGGTATTTGCCGCGCGAGCACAGCATATAAACCAAGTAATAAAACCTGCGTTAGCCGCCGGTAAATGGGTGTTAAGCGATAGATTTACCGATGCGACTTTTGCCTATCAAGGCAAGGGGCGTGGCTTACCTATACAGGCTATATTGCAGTTAGAGCAAATGGTACAGCAGGGCTTGCAGCCAGATGCGACTTTTTTGTTAGATATAGATGTGCAGGTTGGCCTTGAGCGCGCCCGTGAGCGCGGCGAGCTAGATCGATTTGAAAACGAGCATATAACTTTTTTCGAAAAAGTACGTGCCGGTTACCACGAGCGAGTTGCCGCTACGCCAGAAAGGTTTATGGTAATTAATGCCGGCCAATCATTAGAAGCTGTACAACAAGATGTAACGCTCGCGGTAGAAAAGCTTCTCGCCTAA
- a CDS encoding NAD(P)/FAD-dependent oxidoreductase, with translation MKDLDCIVIGGGAAGLMCAATAGQRGKSVAVLDHANKVGKKILMSGGGRCNFTNYFVEPANYLSQNPHFCKSALSRYTQYDFIELVSRYNLEYHEKTLGQLFCDHKAKDILNILLAECELGGVEITTQCSIEKVEQLTGDTDYRFKLHTTMGAYRCKSLVVASGGLSIPTMGATGFGYDLAKQFGLRITAREASLVPFTFKGELLTLAQSLAGVALPVVISCNNQSFKEAMLFTHKGISGPAVLQISNYWYSGNNIEINFLPDIDLAEQIAQWQSEKSKSELTTLLSRLMPKRFVVAWLAAEHAKACGANSIANKNIADLSRSDIEIIAKLFHAWQCMPAGTEGYKTAEVTRGGVNTDDVSSKTFEAKKVPGLYFIGEVLDVTGWLGGFNFQWAWASGYCAAQHV, from the coding sequence ATGAAAGACTTAGATTGTATTGTAATTGGTGGCGGCGCCGCTGGCTTAATGTGTGCGGCAACGGCAGGGCAGCGGGGTAAAAGCGTGGCAGTGTTAGATCACGCCAATAAAGTGGGTAAAAAAATACTTATGTCCGGTGGTGGCCGGTGTAACTTCACCAATTACTTTGTGGAGCCGGCAAATTATTTATCGCAAAATCCACACTTTTGTAAATCTGCTTTAAGTCGCTATACCCAATACGACTTTATCGAATTGGTATCGCGCTACAACCTTGAATACCACGAAAAAACGCTCGGTCAACTTTTCTGTGATCATAAAGCAAAAGATATCCTAAATATTTTACTTGCTGAATGTGAATTGGGCGGCGTGGAAATTACCACCCAATGCTCGATAGAAAAAGTAGAGCAGCTGACGGGCGATACCGACTACCGTTTTAAACTGCACACAACAATGGGTGCGTACCGATGTAAATCTTTAGTTGTTGCTAGTGGTGGTTTATCTATTCCTACAATGGGGGCAACGGGCTTTGGTTACGACCTTGCCAAGCAGTTTGGTTTGCGTATTACCGCCCGAGAGGCTTCGCTAGTGCCGTTTACGTTTAAAGGCGAGCTATTAACCCTTGCGCAATCTCTGGCAGGCGTAGCGTTACCCGTTGTTATTAGTTGTAATAATCAAAGTTTTAAAGAGGCAATGCTCTTTACCCACAAGGGGATAAGTGGCCCAGCAGTGCTGCAAATTTCTAACTACTGGTATAGCGGCAATAATATAGAAATTAATTTTTTACCCGATATAGATCTAGCCGAACAAATTGCACAGTGGCAAAGTGAAAAATCTAAATCGGAACTCACAACCTTGTTAAGTAGGCTTATGCCCAAGCGCTTTGTGGTTGCATGGCTGGCAGCCGAACACGCCAAAGCATGCGGTGCAAATAGCATTGCCAACAAAAATATCGCCGACCTTTCCCGATCCGATATAGAAATAATTGCAAAATTATTTCACGCATGGCAATGCATGCCAGCAGGTACCGAAGGCTACAAAACCGCAGAGGTTACCCGCGGCGGCGTAAATACCGATGACGTCTCATCCAAAACCTTCGAAGCCAAAAAAGTACCCGGCCTATACTTTATAGGCGAAGTGCTGGATGTCACTGGGTGGCTGGGCGGTTTTAATTTCCAATGGGCGTGGGCGAGTGGGTATTGTGCTGCGCAGCATGTTTAG
- a CDS encoding transposase domain-containing protein — protein MYSLIGTAKANGLDCYAYLSHLLTELPKKDCDIEALMPWHFSKA, from the coding sequence TTGTATTCATTAATAGGAACGGCCAAAGCGAATGGCCTAGACTGCTACGCCTATCTATCGCACTTACTGACTGAACTACCCAAAAAGGACTGCGATATTGAAGCACTAATGCCTTGGCATTTTAGCAAGGCTTAG
- a CDS encoding DUF4132 domain-containing protein: MSSAYYGEIDIEKKERIATFEQWVLKCFDDYAEAQDYSPGHLRKLSAIAHKQKLDGAIATELDGFFNNPFGAEFEKYVADFYFYPLAVQSIPNPNHKRSVEWNFKSSIVSSVCNIVLARLGKDYAFEQALARLEFQLSNPESDVELAVPNWKLAEIEQELDGLSTEQTQQEISRKEYFSDDYDRPFLKPEPEKTAILAFSLAQNKEQAEKVLALLFSPVSVRYSIYTPHVSREFQSRYPEKLSPAQYLGVDALAALHIFERLKEFNLDSRENTVRLLELESLGGGLLFNTILTDRYPEYQKFRCLALDWLYEKTQLPAEEALLRLARYATQNYPDVRLTGGRFLVAAGRLMEANKEFNTVSEEDLNNTCRFLCSISDLDPNETRAEVINSLQAIDPAAVGQLLDYTQRYCDIILMSLGLEEAIPFYNWIEKHTRSPVNTPIDVHDARKVIALAGKPGQDLLKVLAASERYERSVKRLEAVQGVTDKNLKALLSRFSQEHIRLYGLLPIDNAEDLAERYRYFKRAGKEASKKFGRERTENVREAAKAGLQNLVLNAGFQDLVEMELVVEARTGDQLQMELAIENYEFSIVIEQHQPVMNISKGGKSLKGIPRSLKKNEALQSMLATFDQLKEQSKRYRTSMENLMIRGGKLSPQQLQAAVELPVAKSILGSLVFRTSGEVVGIPDDDFKSLLTLDGQLIAITEPVQIAHPIELFDDGTLSDWQDTIVARAICQPFKQVLREYYLMTPEEHKEVDHSNRYLGRNVNTRAFAAVLTTRDWRVDGELGECEAIKSVTPDIVGTLALPDVENYLTEDESTCLGTISFEKNSTTLDLAKVPRVAFSEFMRDLNLVITAGSGEN; the protein is encoded by the coding sequence ATGTCAAGTGCCTACTATGGTGAGATAGACATAGAAAAGAAAGAAAGGATTGCTACTTTTGAGCAATGGGTGCTGAAATGTTTCGATGATTACGCAGAAGCGCAAGATTACTCACCAGGGCATCTAAGAAAGTTATCAGCGATTGCTCATAAGCAGAAGTTGGACGGCGCAATTGCTACCGAGCTGGATGGATTCTTTAATAATCCTTTTGGTGCGGAATTCGAGAAATATGTCGCTGACTTTTATTTCTACCCCTTAGCAGTACAGAGCATCCCCAACCCCAATCATAAGCGTAGCGTTGAATGGAATTTTAAATCTTCTATAGTATCCAGCGTGTGCAATATTGTATTAGCTCGTTTAGGTAAGGATTACGCATTCGAGCAAGCCTTGGCTAGATTGGAGTTTCAACTAAGCAACCCTGAAAGTGATGTTGAGTTGGCGGTTCCTAATTGGAAGCTGGCGGAAATAGAGCAAGAGCTAGATGGGTTGTCGACTGAGCAGACGCAACAAGAAATCAGTAGAAAGGAATATTTTAGCGACGACTACGATCGCCCTTTTTTGAAGCCCGAACCTGAAAAGACCGCTATCCTGGCTTTTTCGTTGGCGCAGAACAAAGAGCAAGCAGAAAAGGTGCTAGCACTATTATTTAGCCCAGTAAGCGTGCGTTATTCAATTTATACTCCTCACGTGAGTAGAGAGTTCCAATCCCGCTACCCAGAGAAATTGTCACCGGCTCAGTATTTGGGGGTTGATGCGTTGGCTGCATTGCATATATTTGAGCGCCTGAAGGAGTTCAATTTAGATTCCAGAGAGAATACAGTGCGGCTGTTGGAGCTTGAGTCTTTGGGCGGCGGCTTATTATTTAATACAATTTTGACCGATAGATACCCTGAATATCAAAAATTCAGATGTTTAGCGCTGGATTGGTTGTATGAAAAAACGCAATTGCCTGCGGAGGAGGCGTTATTGCGTCTCGCACGTTATGCAACTCAAAACTATCCAGACGTTCGTCTGACTGGCGGTCGATTTCTAGTTGCCGCTGGCCGATTAATGGAGGCTAATAAAGAATTTAACACCGTTAGTGAGGAAGATTTAAATAACACCTGTCGGTTTTTGTGCAGCATTTCAGATCTGGACCCCAACGAAACCCGCGCTGAGGTCATCAATAGTTTACAGGCTATTGATCCGGCGGCTGTAGGTCAGCTTTTAGATTATACTCAAAGATACTGCGACATAATATTAATGTCTCTCGGCCTGGAAGAGGCTATACCGTTTTATAATTGGATAGAAAAACATACGCGTTCCCCTGTTAACACCCCTATTGATGTCCATGATGCGAGAAAAGTCATTGCTCTCGCCGGTAAACCTGGCCAGGACCTCCTTAAGGTGCTAGCGGCAAGCGAAAGATACGAGCGGTCGGTGAAGCGTTTGGAAGCAGTGCAAGGTGTGACAGATAAAAATCTGAAAGCGCTGTTGTCGCGATTCTCACAAGAGCATATTCGGCTTTACGGTCTGCTCCCCATTGATAATGCTGAAGATCTAGCAGAACGCTATCGTTATTTCAAGAGGGCCGGAAAGGAAGCATCCAAGAAGTTTGGTCGAGAACGAACCGAAAATGTTCGCGAGGCCGCCAAAGCGGGGTTGCAAAACCTAGTACTCAATGCGGGTTTTCAAGATCTGGTAGAAATGGAGCTCGTCGTTGAGGCTCGCACTGGTGATCAACTGCAAATGGAGCTTGCTATCGAAAACTATGAATTTTCAATAGTCATCGAACAGCATCAGCCTGTTATGAATATCAGTAAAGGCGGTAAATCATTGAAAGGGATTCCGCGCTCTTTGAAGAAAAATGAAGCGTTACAATCCATGCTTGCCACATTTGATCAGTTAAAAGAGCAATCTAAACGTTATCGAACATCGATGGAAAACCTGATGATACGCGGCGGCAAGCTCAGCCCCCAACAATTACAGGCTGCAGTTGAACTGCCGGTTGCGAAAAGTATATTGGGTTCCTTGGTTTTTCGTACAAGTGGTGAGGTTGTTGGAATACCTGACGATGATTTTAAATCATTGCTGACACTGGACGGTCAGCTAATCGCTATTACCGAGCCAGTTCAGATTGCGCATCCTATTGAGCTTTTCGATGATGGAACTCTTTCTGATTGGCAAGATACAATTGTAGCGCGAGCAATATGCCAGCCCTTTAAGCAAGTGCTTCGCGAATATTATTTGATGACGCCAGAAGAGCATAAAGAGGTGGACCATTCTAATCGCTACCTCGGACGGAATGTTAACACACGGGCATTTGCGGCTGTGTTAACAACGCGAGATTGGCGCGTTGACGGTGAGCTCGGAGAGTGTGAGGCTATCAAGTCTGTCACGCCAGATATAGTGGGTACGTTAGCATTGCCTGATGTAGAGAATTATCTTACCGAAGACGAGTCCACTTGTTTAGGTACCATTAGCTTCGAGAAAAACTCAACGACACTTGATCTCGCTAAGGTTCCGCGTGTGGCGTTTTCCGAATTTATGCGAGATCTTAATTTAGTTATCACTGCGGGTTCAGGCGAGAACTAA
- a CDS encoding DUF6436 domain-containing protein has translation MADEKKKDQVFWVMVFLAILGLLTCVFPIVRYKFIHHVSYPITQATYDISEPERFQLSPIDKPTLVHFYDDACLCTIYSKPHVADLAKKLPHVKHVYINTRQARSSHSPVIQRILDKLPASPAVALWDKDGGIRYFGAYSDGSTCGTGNDMVLATLGSLEKGDDVYWLQQEYLGCVCPWPKQETAP, from the coding sequence ATGGCAGACGAAAAGAAAAAAGATCAGGTATTTTGGGTAATGGTGTTTCTGGCCATACTAGGGTTACTCACTTGCGTCTTCCCTATTGTGCGCTACAAGTTTATTCATCACGTAAGCTACCCTATTACGCAAGCCACCTACGACATAAGTGAGCCAGAGCGCTTTCAGCTAAGCCCAATAGACAAGCCAACACTCGTCCATTTTTACGATGATGCCTGCCTCTGCACTATCTACAGCAAACCCCACGTAGCCGATCTAGCCAAAAAACTGCCCCATGTAAAACACGTATACATCAATACCCGACAAGCCCGCAGCAGCCACTCGCCTGTTATACAGCGCATATTAGATAAGCTTCCAGCCAGCCCTGCGGTGGCACTATGGGATAAGGATGGAGGTATTCGATACTTTGGTGCTTACTCCGATGGCAGCACCTGTGGCACGGGTAACGATATGGTTTTGGCCACACTAGGTTCATTAGAAAAAGGAGACGACGTCTATTGGCTGCAACAGGAATATCTCGGCTGCGTATGCCCGTGGCCTAAGCAGGAAACCGCACCTTAG